One Neorhizobium sp. NCHU2750 genomic window carries:
- a CDS encoding IS3 family transposase (programmed frameshift) — protein sequence MTSKTTNKFSPEVRARAVRMVADHEAEHPSRWAAVSSIAAKIGCSAHTLNEWVKKAEVDSGKRAGLPSDVAEKMKALERENRELRQANEILRKASAYFCPGGARPPTEAMISFIDAHRSVLGVEPICRLLPIAPSTYYEVVAKRTDVDRLSARERNDIAMKVEIRRVFNENFQVYGVRKVWRQLQREGYDIARCTVARLMRMMGLQGVIRGKPVKTTMSDKSAPCPLDRVNRQFFAPAPNMLWLSDFTYVATWQGFVYVAFVIDAFARRIVGWRASRTAHAGFVLDALDQALHDRRPVKRGGLVHHSDRGSQYVSIRYSERLAEAGIEPSVGSVGDSYDNALAETINGLYKAEVIHRRGPWRNFEAVEFATLEWVDWFNNRRLLEPIGNIPPAEAEERYYAMLDAPAMAA from the exons ATGACAAGCAAGACGACGAACAAATTTTCTCCTGAAGTCCGCGCCCGGGCCGTTCGAATGGTGGCCGATCATGAAGCCGAACATCCTTCCCGGTGGGCGGCTGTATCTTCCATAGCGGCCAAGATCGGCTGCTCGGCGCATACGCTCAATGAATGGGTGAAGAAGGCCGAGGTCGACAGCGGCAAGCGTGCAGGTTTGCCGAGTGACGTGGCGGAGAAGATGAAGGCTTTGGAGCGGGAGAACCGGGAGCTTCGTCAGGCGAATGAGATTTTACGCAAAGCCTCGGCGTATT TTTGCCCAGGCGGAGCTCGACCGCCCACTGAAGCGATGATTTCCTTCATCGATGCACACCGCTCGGTGCTCGGGGTCGAGCCGATTTGCAGGCTGCTGCCGATTGCCCCGTCCACCTACTATGAGGTCGTTGCCAAACGCACGGACGTGGACCGCCTGTCAGCCCGCGAACGGAATGATATTGCCATGAAAGTCGAGATACGCCGGGTGTTCAACGAGAACTTCCAGGTCTATGGCGTGCGCAAAGTCTGGCGGCAGTTGCAGCGAGAGGGTTACGATATTGCCCGCTGCACCGTCGCTCGGCTTATGAGAATGATGGGGCTTCAAGGCGTCATTCGCGGCAAGCCAGTCAAAACAACCATGTCGGACAAGTCTGCCCCGTGTCCGCTAGACCGGGTGAACCGACAGTTCTTCGCTCCCGCGCCGAACATGCTGTGGTTATCCGATTTCACCTATGTCGCGACCTGGCAGGGCTTCGTTTACGTGGCGTTCGTCATTGATGCCTTCGCCCGCCGTATCGTCGGTTGGCGGGCAAGCCGAACGGCCCATGCGGGCTTTGTGCTCGATGCCCTCGACCAGGCGCTTCATGATCGGCGGCCCGTCAAACGTGGCGGGCTGGTTCATCATTCCGACCGCGGCTCGCAATATGTGTCCATTCGTTATTCCGAACGGCTGGCGGAGGCAGGCATCGAGCCGTCGGTCGGAAGCGTTGGTGATAGTTACGACAATGCTCTCGCCGAAACGATCAACGGTCTTTACAAGGCCGAGGTCATCCATCGGCGAGGACCATGGCGCAACTTCGAAGCCGTGGAGTTCGCCACGCTCGAATGGGTCGATTGGTTCAACAACCGCCGCCTTCTGGAGCCCATCGGCAACATACCGCCAGCCGAGGCCGAAGAGCGATACTACGCCATGCTGGACGCACCAGCCATGGCCGCATAA
- a CDS encoding MOSC N-terminal beta barrel domain-containing protein translates to MSETVGTIKEIWRYPVSSNGGEGLNAASVGDDGIEGDRTHLLVDLDTGEVASPETTPRWRPALMLSACRCGDEVLVSSNTWKMKPIGPSLDVALSELMGFGCGVRPKDAPLGHGRPEASKLQPRYDLAPLHFLTTKSLTDLATLIPSSEVDRRRFRPNVVFETESHEEDWLGLGWACGSVEGTITERTKRCGMTMIAQPGLPEEPEILRTIVRERARCLGVYASVAGAGRLSVGDRLVLS, encoded by the coding sequence ATGAGTGAGACTGTGGGTACAATCAAAGAGATCTGGCGCTATCCCGTGTCCTCGAACGGTGGTGAGGGTCTGAACGCGGCTTCGGTCGGCGATGATGGGATCGAGGGAGATCGCACGCACCTCCTGGTCGATCTCGATACCGGAGAGGTCGCTTCACCGGAAACGACACCGCGTTGGCGCCCTGCCCTGATGCTTTCGGCATGTAGATGTGGCGATGAGGTGCTGGTCTCATCAAATACATGGAAAATGAAACCGATCGGCCCCAGCCTCGACGTTGCACTAAGCGAACTCATGGGATTTGGCTGCGGCGTTCGACCCAAAGACGCGCCTCTCGGACACGGAAGGCCTGAGGCAAGTAAACTTCAACCTCGGTATGATCTCGCGCCACTACATTTCCTGACGACCAAAAGCCTTACAGATCTGGCGACACTTATTCCAAGCAGCGAGGTAGACCGCCGACGTTTCAGGCCGAATGTCGTCTTCGAGACTGAAAGTCATGAAGAAGATTGGTTGGGTCTTGGCTGGGCCTGCGGCTCGGTCGAAGGAACCATTACCGAAAGGACCAAGCGGTGCGGCATGACCATGATCGCACAGCCGGGACTGCCTGAAGAACCGGAGATCCTGCGGACAATCGTCAGGGAGCGCGCTCGATGCCTTGGAGTTTATGCCTCCGTTGCAGGGGCTGGGAGACTATCGGTCGGCGACAGGTTGGTGCTTTCCTGA
- a CDS encoding NUDIX hydrolase, giving the protein MAEIVCAAFIDHGRVLLVRRAAHRKWSANKWDLVGGHVEKGEGLDVALVRECQEEVGLTPRAFDHVATLYEDDDRKRKSPFHIFRVPVWDGGTARLLGHEHSELGWFAVADFLEAKLAFAAYREVVLPLLQTDQ; this is encoded by the coding sequence ATGGCAGAGATTGTGTGTGCGGCGTTTATCGACCATGGACGTGTGCTGCTTGTGAGGCGCGCAGCCCATCGAAAATGGTCTGCGAACAAGTGGGATCTGGTCGGCGGTCATGTCGAAAAGGGTGAGGGGCTCGATGTCGCCCTGGTTCGCGAATGCCAGGAAGAAGTGGGCCTGACGCCCCGCGCCTTTGATCACGTAGCCACGCTCTATGAAGACGACGATCGGAAGCGAAAGTCGCCCTTTCATATTTTCAGGGTACCTGTCTGGGATGGCGGAACTGCGCGCTTGTTGGGTCACGAGCATTCCGAGCTTGGCTGGTTTGCGGTTGCAGATTTTCTCGAGGCCAAGCTCGCGTTCGCTGCCTATCGCGAGGTGGTACTGCCTTTGCTGCAGACCGATCAATGA
- a CDS encoding DUF4142 domain-containing protein has protein sequence MKHVFLTASLVLCAGGALAQSATESTGVNSALGVAPKTEDFIMEASASDVFEIESSKLALQKGNDATKAFAQQMVTDHEKTTAELKALLASGKVQGNPVATLTEDFKEEIDELAKLDGDEFSEEYIDDQVDAHEDAVDLFKRYAEEGENADLKAWAAKTLPALEHHYQMAQDLDK, from the coding sequence ATGAAACATGTTTTTCTCACAGCAAGCCTCGTCCTTTGTGCTGGCGGTGCTTTGGCGCAGTCGGCAACGGAGTCGACCGGCGTGAACTCCGCCCTCGGTGTCGCGCCAAAAACCGAGGACTTCATCATGGAGGCCTCCGCCAGTGACGTTTTCGAGATCGAGTCGAGCAAACTTGCTCTGCAAAAGGGAAATGACGCGACGAAGGCGTTTGCCCAGCAGATGGTCACCGATCACGAGAAAACCACCGCAGAGCTCAAGGCGCTTCTCGCTTCCGGCAAGGTGCAGGGCAACCCCGTTGCAACGCTGACCGAGGATTTCAAGGAAGAGATCGACGAGCTTGCCAAGCTCGACGGTGACGAATTCAGCGAGGAGTATATCGATGACCAGGTTGACGCGCACGAGGATGCGGTCGACCTGTTCAAGCGTTACGCCGAAGAGGGCGAGAATGCCGACCTCAAGGCGTGGGCTGCCAAGACACTGCCGGCCCTCGAGCACCATTACCAGATGGCACAGGATCTCGATAAATAA
- a CDS encoding zinc-dependent alcohol dehydrogenase: MKALTWHGSGDIRCEQVDDPAIEDDRDAIIRVTSCAICGSDLHLYGGFVPGMHHGDVMGHETMGEVVEVGRGNSKLKIGDRVVVPFTISCGECRQCKWGQFSLCERSNPNGAMQAKQIGYPTAGLFGYSEMYGRFPGGQAEYLRVPYADVGPIKVPDGLSDEQVLFLSDIFPTGYMAAENCNIQPGQTVAVFGCGPVGLFAIKSAFLLGAERVIAIDTVPERLALARGAGAETLDYADEDLQQRIVDMTGGQGPDAVIEAVGLESHGAGGLMETMQTKLSATERPYALSQAILACRPGGTISLPGVFIGPAVPAPLGAVVGKGLTLKTGQTHVQKYLEPLMDLIIEGKIDPSFLITHRIGLEEGPEAYKTFRDKADGCVKVVIRPHG, encoded by the coding sequence ATGAAAGCGCTGACTTGGCATGGAAGCGGTGACATTCGCTGCGAGCAGGTAGACGATCCCGCCATCGAGGATGACCGCGATGCGATCATTAGGGTTACAAGTTGCGCTATTTGCGGCTCGGATCTGCATCTCTACGGCGGCTTCGTGCCAGGCATGCACCATGGCGATGTCATGGGCCACGAAACCATGGGGGAGGTCGTTGAGGTTGGCCGCGGAAACTCCAAGCTGAAAATTGGAGACCGCGTGGTCGTTCCCTTCACCATCTCATGCGGTGAATGCCGACAGTGCAAGTGGGGCCAGTTTTCGCTCTGCGAGCGATCCAATCCGAACGGCGCCATGCAAGCGAAACAGATCGGCTATCCGACTGCCGGCTTGTTTGGCTACTCCGAAATGTACGGCCGTTTTCCGGGCGGCCAAGCCGAATATCTGCGCGTACCCTATGCCGACGTCGGCCCGATCAAGGTGCCGGACGGTTTGAGCGACGAGCAGGTGCTGTTTCTGTCCGATATTTTCCCGACGGGTTACATGGCTGCCGAAAACTGCAACATCCAGCCGGGACAGACGGTTGCCGTGTTCGGTTGTGGGCCAGTTGGATTGTTCGCGATCAAGTCAGCGTTCCTGCTCGGCGCTGAACGGGTGATTGCAATCGACACTGTGCCAGAACGCTTGGCGCTTGCGCGAGGGGCGGGCGCGGAGACGCTGGACTATGCGGATGAAGACCTGCAGCAACGTATCGTTGACATGACCGGGGGGCAGGGACCTGATGCGGTGATCGAAGCCGTTGGACTGGAGAGCCATGGTGCCGGCGGTTTGATGGAGACGATGCAGACGAAGCTGTCGGCAACCGAGCGACCCTACGCTCTGAGTCAAGCCATCCTGGCATGCCGTCCGGGTGGAACAATATCCCTTCCTGGTGTCTTCATCGGTCCGGCCGTGCCAGCGCCGCTCGGGGCAGTTGTCGGAAAGGGACTGACGCTCAAGACTGGCCAAACTCACGTTCAGAAATACCTCGAGCCGCTGATGGATCTAATAATCGAGGGTAAGATCGACCCGTCTTTTCTCATCACCCATCGCATCGGCCTCGAAGAAGGGCCAGAAGCCTACAAGACGTTTCGAGACAAAGCCGATGGATGCGTAAAAGTCGTGATTCGTCCCCACGGTTAA
- a CDS encoding Crp/Fnr family transcriptional regulator encodes MSWTTNRILSMLPDSVVTRLRPHLERVELQQGEHLFEADQQLRHVFFFEGGLSSEIAGGKGSKTIEVGCVGLEGFSSVPAVLGVDSTPHFAFMQCGGPALRIEVEALRSAMDACASLRQLLTRYAHVFLIQVATTALADGRYGVEKRLARWILMGRDRIGYELPLTHDFLALMLGVRRPSVTDALHRLEGKHAIRAERGLILIKDIEKLKELASPIYGIAEKEYEQHIRHDWRF; translated from the coding sequence ATGAGCTGGACGACGAATAGGATCCTATCGATGCTCCCGGACAGTGTCGTCACACGGCTGAGGCCTCATCTTGAGCGAGTCGAGTTGCAGCAGGGCGAGCACTTGTTTGAAGCCGATCAACAGCTACGCCACGTGTTCTTTTTCGAAGGGGGACTGTCGTCGGAAATCGCTGGCGGTAAGGGTAGTAAGACGATCGAAGTCGGCTGCGTGGGCCTGGAGGGTTTTTCGAGTGTTCCGGCCGTACTCGGTGTAGACAGCACGCCGCACTTCGCCTTCATGCAATGTGGAGGTCCCGCATTGAGGATCGAAGTCGAGGCTCTTCGCTCCGCGATGGACGCGTGTGCTTCGCTGCGCCAGCTTCTTACACGCTATGCCCACGTGTTCCTGATACAAGTCGCCACAACCGCTCTCGCCGATGGTCGTTATGGTGTCGAGAAGAGGCTTGCCCGCTGGATCCTGATGGGCCGTGACCGCATCGGATACGAGTTGCCGCTCACACACGACTTTCTGGCACTTATGCTTGGTGTCCGCCGCCCAAGTGTCACGGACGCACTACATCGTCTGGAAGGCAAACATGCGATCAGGGCCGAGCGCGGTCTCATTCTCATCAAGGACATCGAAAAACTGAAAGAGCTTGCCAGTCCAATCTATGGCATCGCAGAGAAGGAATACGAGCAACATATCCGGCACGACTGGCGCTTTTAG
- a CDS encoding DUF2934 domain-containing protein: MDENREEWIARRAYELWEQAGQPEGQEHEHWSQASAEWDARPNAVEPDRPSWDDEE; this comes from the coding sequence ATGGACGAAAATCGTGAGGAATGGATTGCCCGTCGGGCTTACGAACTGTGGGAGCAGGCTGGACAGCCTGAGGGTCAAGAGCATGAGCATTGGTCCCAGGCCAGCGCCGAATGGGATGCTCGACCGAACGCAGTCGAGCCTGATCGCCCATCTTGGGACGACGAAGAGTAA
- the catE gene encoding catalase C, with amino-acid sequence MAKKTQSSTDHVAIHDQTLSRGAGGELHQTAEDGFDVLTTSQGGPVADDQNTLRVGPRGPALMEDFHFREKIFHFDHERIPERVVHARGYGAHGYFETYESLAKYTRADVFQRAGEKTPVFVRFSTVAGNKGSADLARDVRGFAVKMYTKEGNWDLVGNNIPVFFIQDAIKFPDLIHAAKQEPDRAFPQAQTAHDNFWDFISLTPESMNMVMWIMSDRTIPRSLRYMEGFGVHTFRFINDKDQSTFVKFHWKPKLGLQSVAWNEAVKINGADPDFHRRDLWQAIQSGNFPEWELGVQLFDQDFADSFDFDVLDPTKIIPEEVVPVKPIGRLVLDRMPDNFFAETEQVAFMTQNVPPGIGFSNDPLLQGRNFSYLDTQLKRLGGPNFTHLPINAPKCPFAHFQQDGHMAMRNPVGRVNYEPNSFGEGPRESKSRGYRHFPAEESGTKVQLRPESFADHYSQARQFFISQTPPEQRHIIMALTFELSKVETVAIRERMVSHLINIDETLASEVAHRLGMASMSKAAPAAVATRQDLEPSPALSIIERGPKRFEGRKLGILVTDGVDAKLLKALTSAILKEKGLVELIAPKVGGVTTSDGSYIEAQHMIDGGPSVLFDAVALLPSDAGVEDLLKEATARDFVADAFQHCKFIGYSDVALPLLEKAGIAKDIDEGLLELSGGTTLASFVEELGKLRVWGREPSVKLGSASATAA; translated from the coding sequence ATGGCCAAGAAAACACAATCATCAACCGATCACGTCGCCATCCACGATCAGACACTTTCGAGAGGTGCAGGCGGCGAGCTTCATCAGACAGCAGAAGATGGCTTCGATGTGCTGACGACATCACAGGGCGGTCCGGTCGCCGACGATCAGAACACCTTGCGTGTGGGTCCTCGTGGCCCGGCATTGATGGAAGACTTCCACTTCAGAGAGAAGATTTTTCATTTCGACCATGAGCGCATTCCCGAGCGGGTGGTCCATGCGCGCGGCTATGGGGCGCACGGTTATTTCGAGACATACGAATCTCTCGCCAAATATACCCGTGCCGACGTATTCCAGCGGGCTGGTGAAAAGACGCCAGTCTTCGTTCGCTTCTCGACTGTCGCCGGCAACAAGGGTTCGGCAGACCTTGCGCGCGACGTCCGCGGCTTTGCCGTCAAGATGTACACCAAGGAAGGCAACTGGGACCTGGTCGGTAACAACATTCCGGTCTTCTTCATCCAGGACGCGATCAAGTTTCCTGATCTCATCCATGCGGCCAAGCAAGAGCCGGACCGAGCGTTCCCGCAGGCTCAGACGGCGCACGACAACTTCTGGGACTTCATCAGTCTCACGCCCGAGAGCATGAACATGGTCATGTGGATCATGTCGGACCGGACCATCCCAAGATCGCTGCGTTACATGGAAGGTTTTGGCGTCCATACTTTCCGGTTCATCAACGACAAGGATCAATCCACCTTCGTCAAATTTCACTGGAAACCGAAGCTCGGCCTGCAGTCTGTTGCCTGGAACGAGGCCGTGAAAATCAATGGTGCGGATCCCGACTTCCACCGTCGCGATCTATGGCAAGCCATCCAGTCTGGCAACTTCCCGGAATGGGAGCTCGGGGTCCAGCTCTTCGATCAGGATTTTGCTGATAGTTTCGATTTCGACGTCCTAGACCCCACGAAGATCATTCCTGAGGAGGTAGTGCCAGTAAAACCTATTGGCCGACTGGTGCTGGACCGGATGCCGGACAACTTCTTCGCCGAAACCGAGCAGGTCGCGTTCATGACACAGAATGTGCCGCCGGGAATTGGCTTTAGTAACGATCCTCTGCTGCAGGGCCGCAACTTCTCTTATCTCGACACCCAACTGAAGCGGCTGGGTGGCCCGAACTTCACCCATCTGCCAATTAATGCCCCGAAGTGTCCCTTCGCGCATTTCCAGCAGGACGGCCATATGGCAATGCGCAATCCGGTTGGTCGGGTGAACTATGAACCGAACTCTTTCGGTGAGGGTCCGCGGGAGAGCAAGTCTCGCGGCTACCGTCATTTCCCGGCGGAAGAATCCGGCACCAAGGTCCAGCTTCGTCCCGAAAGCTTCGCGGACCACTATAGTCAGGCGCGGCAATTCTTCATCAGCCAGACACCTCCGGAACAGCGTCACATCATCATGGCGCTCACCTTCGAGCTCAGCAAGGTCGAGACAGTTGCGATCCGCGAGCGCATGGTTTCTCATCTGATCAACATTGATGAGACACTCGCGTCCGAGGTCGCCCACCGGTTGGGAATGGCCTCCATGTCGAAGGCAGCGCCAGCAGCCGTAGCAACACGACAGGATCTCGAGCCGTCACCCGCGCTCAGTATTATCGAACGTGGGCCGAAGCGTTTCGAAGGGCGCAAGCTTGGCATACTCGTTACCGACGGTGTCGATGCGAAACTGTTGAAGGCTCTTACGAGCGCCATCTTGAAGGAAAAGGGCCTGGTCGAGCTTATCGCACCAAAGGTTGGCGGCGTGACGACCTCCGACGGGAGCTACATCGAGGCGCAGCACATGATCGACGGTGGCCCCTCGGTGCTTTTCGATGCTGTTGCGCTCCTTCCCTCCGATGCAGGTGTGGAAGATCTGCTGAAGGAGGCGACAGCACGGGATTTCGTAGCGGACGCGTTCCAGCATTGCAAGTTCATCGGCTACAGCGATGTCGCCCTGCCATTGCTTGAGAAAGCCGGTATTGCAAAGGACATTGACGAAGGTCTTCTGGAACTCTCCGGCGGCACGACTTTGGCAAGTTTTGTCGAAGAGCTTGGCAAGCTTCGCGTCTGGGGGCGCGAGCCGTCAGTAAAGCTCGGCTCGGCGTCGGCAACTGCAGCTTAA
- a CDS encoding ferritin-like domain-containing protein — MANAKTLDDLFLDTLKDIYFAEKQILKALPKMARASQSEEGKEGFLQHREETQGQIERLEQVFELLGKSARGKTCEAIQGIIAEGEEIIEEFKGSPALDAGLISSAQAVEHYEIARYGTLIEWAKQLGLKDAVPLLEQNLSEEVATDKKLTALAKASANDKGKKAA; from the coding sequence ATGGCAAACGCCAAAACTCTCGACGACCTTTTTTTGGACACGCTCAAAGATATCTACTTCGCCGAAAAACAGATCCTGAAGGCACTGCCGAAGATGGCGCGTGCGTCGCAGTCCGAGGAAGGCAAGGAAGGTTTTCTTCAGCATCGCGAGGAAACACAGGGCCAGATCGAGCGCCTCGAACAGGTATTTGAGCTCCTCGGCAAGTCGGCGCGCGGCAAGACCTGCGAGGCCATCCAGGGCATTATCGCCGAAGGCGAAGAGATCATCGAGGAATTCAAGGGTTCGCCCGCGCTTGATGCCGGTCTCATCTCGTCTGCTCAGGCCGTCGAACATTACGAAATTGCGCGTTACGGCACCCTCATTGAGTGGGCCAAGCAGCTCGGGCTGAAGGACGCCGTGCCGCTCCTCGAGCAGAACCTGTCGGAAGAGGTGGCAACCGACAAAAAGTTGACGGCACTGGCAAAAGCTTCCGCCAACGACAAGGGCAAGAAAGCTGCCTGA
- a CDS encoding PRC-barrel domain-containing protein, with amino-acid sequence MLNQENRVTGQDPYVKDTISLIASDKVEGTKVYGADGKRIGSIQRLLLEKQGGRVAYAVLSFGGFLGIGDDYYPLPWEKLTYDEGLDGYRIDLTKDQITGAPRYADLDDDSWYHANDRRIDDYYGLPPTRM; translated from the coding sequence ATGCTGAATCAGGAAAATCGCGTCACCGGTCAGGATCCTTACGTCAAGGATACCATTTCGTTGATCGCAAGCGACAAGGTCGAAGGCACGAAGGTCTACGGCGCCGACGGTAAGCGTATCGGCTCGATCCAGCGTCTTCTCCTGGAGAAGCAGGGCGGTCGAGTGGCCTACGCGGTGCTGAGCTTCGGTGGCTTCCTGGGCATCGGTGATGATTACTATCCACTGCCCTGGGAAAAGCTGACCTATGACGAAGGTCTTGATGGCTACCGGATTGACCTTACCAAGGACCAGATCACCGGCGCGCCGCGCTATGCTGATCTGGATGACGACTCCTGGTATCATGCGAACGATCGACGGATCGACGATTACTATGGCCTTCCGCCGACGCGGATGTAG
- a CDS encoding FdhF/YdeP family oxidoreductase gives MTDHIDNPDGKGPAGGWGSLISIARIYGESEPPAAFLETLARQNKPGGFMCVSCAWPKPKNYHPFEFCENGAKATMWELTNARCTPDFWNEHTATELRSWKDHDLEMTGRLTHPMRFDHATDRYVEVTWDEAFEKIGRTLRRLEKQSVVFYSSGHAGLEASYLYALLARAYGNNNLPQSSNMCHETTSVGLNKVIGSPVGTIVWDDLEKADAFFFFGQNPGTNSPRFLHPLQEAKKRGAKIVTFNPVIEQGLVSFVNPQNPFDMLTGNETKISDQYCQVKAGGDVAAMLGLCKVVVEADDAAVAKGAPRILDVDFIAEHTTGFERFITCVRETSWSDIERESGLSETDLREAGESYIAAERVIGVYGMGLTQHAQGALNVAMLINLLLLRGNIGREGAGCCPVRGHSNVQGQRTVGIAEKTKLIPMDKLKALFDFDPPTEDGTHIVDAVKGMMAGTIRATVSLGGNLLRAVPDQEEMERAWAGQELTVMVSTKLNRSHLFPGKEAWILPCLSRTEMDMQATGNQSVTTEDSFSHISGSTGKRTPASKHLKSELAIVAGIAKTTLDPKPTLKWDEWTADYGLVRDLIEATYPDDFKDYNARMFEPGGFYRGNDAHKRIWNTKEKKALFTKPERMNALSFEDAPGRYRLITMRSNDQFNTTIYGYSDRFRGIEGTRDVVLMCPEDIEAAGLSEGQTIALVSDFGDGKHRELGGLAIRAHKLPPGTIGGYYPECNVLNAIDHHDALSKTPAAKAIPVRIMAQ, from the coding sequence ATGACAGATCATATCGACAATCCGGATGGCAAAGGTCCTGCGGGGGGATGGGGATCGTTGATATCGATCGCCCGCATTTATGGTGAGAGCGAGCCGCCGGCAGCATTCCTGGAAACGCTTGCGCGGCAGAATAAGCCGGGCGGCTTCATGTGCGTCTCTTGTGCCTGGCCGAAGCCGAAGAACTATCATCCCTTCGAATTCTGCGAGAACGGCGCCAAGGCGACCATGTGGGAGCTCACGAATGCTCGCTGCACGCCCGACTTCTGGAATGAGCATACCGCGACCGAGCTGCGATCGTGGAAGGACCACGATCTTGAGATGACCGGCCGCCTCACCCACCCGATGCGCTTCGACCATGCAACCGATCGATATGTGGAGGTGACATGGGATGAGGCATTCGAGAAGATCGGCAGAACCCTGCGAAGATTGGAGAAGCAGAGCGTCGTTTTCTACTCGTCCGGCCATGCGGGGCTCGAGGCTTCCTATCTCTATGCGCTGCTTGCCCGCGCCTACGGCAACAACAACCTGCCGCAAAGCTCGAACATGTGCCATGAGACCACGTCCGTCGGCCTCAACAAGGTGATCGGGTCTCCTGTCGGCACGATTGTCTGGGACGATCTGGAAAAGGCCGACGCCTTTTTCTTCTTCGGCCAGAACCCGGGAACGAACAGCCCGCGGTTCCTGCATCCGCTGCAGGAGGCAAAAAAACGTGGCGCCAAGATCGTCACTTTCAACCCGGTGATTGAGCAAGGGCTGGTAAGCTTTGTCAATCCGCAGAACCCGTTCGACATGCTGACAGGAAATGAGACCAAAATCTCCGATCAATACTGCCAGGTGAAGGCGGGTGGTGACGTCGCTGCTATGCTCGGTCTTTGCAAGGTCGTCGTGGAGGCCGATGACGCCGCTGTCGCCAAGGGTGCCCCGCGCATCCTCGACGTCGACTTCATCGCAGAACATACGACTGGGTTCGAGAGGTTCATCACCTGCGTGCGGGAAACGTCTTGGTCGGATATCGAGCGTGAAAGCGGATTGTCGGAAACCGATCTGCGTGAGGCGGGTGAAAGCTATATTGCAGCCGAACGTGTCATCGGGGTTTACGGAATGGGCCTTACCCAACATGCCCAGGGAGCGCTCAACGTTGCGATGCTCATCAACCTCTTGCTCCTGCGAGGGAACATCGGTCGCGAGGGGGCAGGCTGCTGCCCCGTGCGCGGCCATTCGAACGTGCAGGGGCAGCGCACCGTCGGCATCGCGGAAAAAACGAAGCTGATCCCGATGGACAAGTTGAAGGCGCTTTTCGACTTTGATCCACCGACGGAGGACGGCACCCATATCGTCGATGCGGTGAAGGGCATGATGGCGGGCACGATCCGCGCCACGGTCTCTCTGGGCGGCAATCTGCTGCGTGCGGTTCCGGACCAGGAGGAAATGGAAAGAGCATGGGCCGGCCAGGAACTGACCGTGATGGTTTCGACCAAGCTCAACCGCAGCCACCTTTTCCCCGGCAAGGAGGCCTGGATACTTCCCTGCCTGAGCCGAACGGAGATGGACATGCAGGCGACAGGCAACCAGTCCGTGACGACGGAGGACAGCTTCTCGCACATCTCGGGTTCGACCGGAAAGCGGACGCCGGCTTCAAAACACCTCAAAAGCGAGCTTGCGATTGTTGCCGGCATAGCGAAGACAACGCTCGATCCCAAGCCGACACTAAAATGGGATGAGTGGACCGCGGATTATGGATTGGTCCGGGATCTGATCGAGGCGACCTACCCCGACGACTTTAAGGATTACAATGCACGCATGTTCGAGCCGGGAGGCTTTTACCGGGGCAACGACGCGCATAAGCGGATCTGGAATACAAAGGAGAAGAAAGCGCTCTTCACCAAACCTGAGCGGATGAACGCCCTCTCCTTCGAGGATGCACCTGGCCGTTATCGATTGATCACCATGAGATCGAACGATCAGTTCAATACGACCATCTACGGTTATTCGGACCGCTTCCGCGGCATTGAGGGAACGCGGGACGTGGTGCTGATGTGCCCGGAGGATATCGAAGCCGCCGGCCTGAGCGAAGGTCAGACGATTGCCCTTGTCAGCGACTTCGGCGATGGCAAGCACCGCGAACTCGGCGGGCTTGCCATTCGAGCTCACAAGCTGCCACCCGGCACGATTGGCGGCTACTATCCGGAATGCAACGTGTTGAACGCAATTGATCACCACGACGCGTTATCGAAAACGCCAGCGGCTAAGGCGATCCCTGTTAGGATCATGGCGCAATAA
- a CDS encoding DUF982 domain-containing protein — MTELWEYPVEIATGAAGGSKCIRNTREAVASLALDFPKGGPDVGTAKKVCLRAVSGAVPGDSAAAAFRVAARNAGLLRE; from the coding sequence ATGACTGAACTTTGGGAATACCCTGTCGAGATCGCAACCGGCGCAGCCGGCGGTTCGAAATGCATCAGGAACACCCGAGAGGCCGTGGCGTCCTTGGCTCTCGACTTCCCCAAAGGCGGACCGGATGTAGGCACTGCCAAAAAAGTATGCCTCCGGGCAGTCTCTGGTGCAGTTCCTGGCGACAGCGCCGCTGCGGCTTTTAGAGTTGCCGCCAGAAATGCGGGTCTACTTCGGGAGTAA